The following are encoded together in the candidate division KSB1 bacterium genome:
- a CDS encoding PorV/PorQ family protein, with product MKKQIFIIFLTFYSFSVSSTHLNAQARNQVFVGARPLGLGETFVAIADDGNAAYWNPAGLPSLRHMEINSMFANPYNISGLKNAYLSFVYPITDRQILGLNYFHYGYDDPELQFLQSKATFSLGTKVMKNLFIGMNLKYVHISSSLDNYMIATANGFGFDLGGLYCLQLAPNQWLRQINFGIMGYDLHGTSVRYSGSSKAEKIFPQNFHFGLAFFPPEQIRMKWLSLNEALLALDIDDRVHLGVEAWLAEHLAVRAGIQKDLQTKEPNTYSFGTSLKLPYLGTQLDYAYIIPPTLSPTHVFSLGLFTTVSPVKLSDIELDDMYASFYKTYANKPIGSVTIRNDFDKELPMTVSITVPGLSDVPTQERLVIRPFEKQRFDIKVVLSEAVLQQRESAFRQLKIRAEYTLKNENRFAEATKKFLLYGRGATTWDDPSKAAAFITRMDRMVRLFSMAATSELPYRSELELGNIYTAATLFDALGVIGMKYREDPDNPFSSLRADRQQVDYIKYPAETLDQRCGDCDDLTVLYASLLEHCGIRTALLSMPGHITLMFDSGIHARNWGVLPVGDTLVVVRNNSLWIPVEVTWIGQPFLNAWQEAGRKYRTALKEGEVQIVMVSDVEGIYLSALPQDLQSLVPALPDRSELQHLLGNDFSAIENLRTVTVVGRYQEALKKNPGNLKLRNKLGIILAQQDSLFEAKQQFLKMLDRDNQNFAALNNLGNVEAILGGYPSAEQHYRKAAALQPDSAGTALNLAILYQLWKSDATGDSFKLQQQSEQWLQQAFNLLKSDAQSAMDLIGIPKESIEWADKADFKSELKQKMSAIAKFIRTSAAQHLFNKPLKGARLEQRAVKRGPDPDRGYLLWWAEMK from the coding sequence ATGAAAAAGCAAATTTTCATCATTTTCCTGACGTTTTATAGCTTCTCAGTTAGTTCAACCCATTTGAATGCTCAAGCGCGGAATCAGGTGTTTGTCGGCGCAAGGCCCTTGGGCCTCGGTGAGACTTTTGTCGCTATTGCCGATGACGGAAATGCCGCGTATTGGAACCCAGCCGGTCTGCCGTCCCTGCGCCACATGGAAATCAATAGCATGTTTGCCAATCCTTATAACATCTCGGGGTTGAAGAACGCTTATCTCAGTTTCGTGTACCCCATTACCGATCGCCAGATCCTCGGCTTAAATTATTTTCACTATGGCTATGATGATCCGGAATTACAGTTTCTTCAAAGCAAAGCTACATTCTCATTGGGCACCAAGGTGATGAAAAACTTGTTCATTGGGATGAATTTGAAATATGTGCACATCAGTTCCAGCCTTGATAATTATATGATCGCTACAGCCAATGGTTTTGGATTCGATTTGGGAGGTTTGTATTGCTTGCAACTGGCGCCGAACCAGTGGCTGAGGCAGATTAACTTTGGCATTATGGGATATGATTTGCATGGGACATCAGTGAGGTATTCGGGATCCAGCAAGGCCGAAAAAATTTTTCCGCAGAATTTTCACTTTGGATTAGCATTCTTTCCTCCAGAACAAATTCGGATGAAATGGCTTTCATTGAACGAGGCATTGCTCGCCCTGGATATTGACGATCGGGTTCACCTCGGCGTTGAGGCTTGGTTAGCGGAACACCTGGCAGTTCGAGCTGGAATCCAAAAAGACTTGCAAACGAAAGAACCAAACACCTATAGCTTCGGTACCAGTTTGAAACTCCCCTATCTTGGTACTCAATTGGATTACGCCTATATCATTCCCCCTACCCTATCACCGACCCATGTTTTTTCTCTGGGACTGTTCACCACGGTCTCGCCAGTCAAATTATCAGATATTGAGCTGGACGACATGTATGCTTCATTTTATAAGACCTATGCCAACAAACCAATTGGAAGCGTCACCATTCGCAATGATTTTGACAAAGAGCTTCCAATGACAGTAAGCATCACCGTGCCTGGCTTGTCCGATGTACCGACTCAGGAACGCCTGGTTATTCGACCATTTGAAAAACAGCGTTTCGATATTAAAGTGGTTCTTTCTGAGGCCGTGCTGCAGCAACGTGAGTCGGCTTTTCGCCAGTTGAAAATTCGGGCAGAATACACCCTTAAAAATGAAAACAGATTTGCTGAAGCCACTAAAAAGTTCCTGCTCTACGGTCGCGGCGCTACCACTTGGGACGATCCTAGCAAAGCGGCGGCCTTCATTACCCGGATGGATCGGATGGTTAGGCTGTTTTCCATGGCAGCCACCAGTGAATTGCCCTATCGTTCGGAGCTCGAGTTGGGTAATATTTACACAGCCGCCACCCTATTCGATGCCTTAGGAGTTATCGGCATGAAATATCGGGAAGATCCCGATAACCCGTTCTCGTCACTTCGTGCCGATCGCCAGCAGGTGGATTACATCAAATATCCTGCGGAGACATTAGATCAGCGATGCGGCGACTGTGACGATCTCACTGTGCTCTACGCCTCATTGTTGGAGCATTGCGGCATCCGAACAGCTCTGCTCAGTATGCCAGGCCATATTACATTGATGTTCGATTCGGGCATTCATGCTCGGAATTGGGGAGTCTTGCCCGTGGGCGATACGCTCGTCGTGGTCAGAAATAATTCCCTATGGATTCCCGTGGAAGTGACATGGATCGGCCAGCCGTTTCTGAATGCGTGGCAGGAAGCGGGACGGAAATATCGCACAGCTTTGAAGGAGGGAGAAGTTCAAATCGTGATGGTCAGCGATGTGGAGGGCATCTACCTGAGCGCTTTGCCTCAGGACCTGCAATCTTTAGTCCCAGCGCTCCCAGATCGCAGCGAGCTGCAACATCTGCTGGGTAACGATTTCAGCGCCATTGAAAATTTGCGCACGGTCACAGTTGTTGGCCGCTATCAGGAGGCCTTGAAAAAAAATCCCGGCAACTTGAAATTGCGCAATAAGCTGGGGATCATTTTGGCACAACAAGATTCTTTGTTTGAAGCCAAGCAGCAGTTCTTAAAAATGCTCGATCGCGACAACCAGAATTTCGCAGCGCTTAATAATCTCGGCAATGTTGAAGCGATCTTAGGAGGATATCCATCGGCTGAGCAGCATTATCGCAAAGCAGCCGCTCTTCAACCCGATAGTGCTGGGACTGCCTTGAATTTGGCCATTTTATATCAGCTCTGGAAGTCGGATGCAACTGGGGATAGTTTCAAGCTCCAACAACAATCAGAGCAATGGCTCCAGCAAGCTTTTAATCTATTAAAAAGCGACGCCCAGTCAGCAATGGATCTGATAGGCATCCCAAAAGAGTCGATCGAATGGGCAGATAAGGCGGATTTTAAATCCGAACTCAAACAGAAAATGTCGGCAATTGCAAAATTCATCCGAACCAGTGCAGCGCAGCACTTATTCAATAAGCCACTCAAAGGGGCTCGTCTGGAGCAACGAGCAGTTAAGCGCGGCCCTGATCCAGACCGCGGGTATTTGCTCTGGTGGGCCGAAATGAAGTAA
- a CDS encoding DNA-3-methyladenine glycosylase I, whose product MERCPWPGKDELYIKYHDEEWGVPVHDDRKHFEFLVLEGAQAGLSWLTILKRRENYRKAFDYFDPSKVAQFDETRISALLANPGIIRNRKKIESAINNAQRFLEVQREFGSFDAYIWSFVDRKPVVNYWKALSEIPTRTDLSDRISKDLKQRGFSFVGSTIIYAHMQAIGLVNDHLVSCFRHSQLIDPSLA is encoded by the coding sequence ATGGAACGTTGTCCCTGGCCGGGCAAAGATGAATTGTACATCAAATATCATGACGAAGAATGGGGCGTCCCGGTACATGATGATCGGAAACACTTTGAATTTCTGGTGCTGGAGGGAGCCCAGGCAGGATTAAGCTGGCTGACGATTTTGAAACGTCGGGAAAATTATCGGAAGGCATTTGACTATTTCGATCCATCCAAAGTGGCGCAATTCGATGAAACCAGAATTTCAGCGCTGTTGGCAAATCCTGGCATCATTCGTAACCGCAAAAAGATCGAATCGGCCATCAACAATGCCCAGCGCTTTTTAGAGGTCCAACGGGAGTTTGGCAGCTTTGATGCTTACATCTGGAGTTTTGTCGATCGTAAGCCCGTCGTGAATTATTGGAAGGCTTTGTCCGAAATTCCAACACGGACCGATTTGTCGGATCGGATCAGCAAAGACCTCAAGCAGCGAGGCTTTTCATTTGTCGGATCCACCATCATTTATGCTCACATGCAAGCGATCGGATTGGTGAACGATCACCTGGTAAGCTGTTTTCGCCATTCGCAGTTGATCGATCCATCGCTTGCTTAA
- a CDS encoding efflux RND transporter periplasmic adaptor subunit: MKKKRVWMVIGALFLAFLFWRIILLMTKDSNKGSSRFARPPVAVDVDSVRYGHIEEMETFVGTVTPIYQYILAPKVSGRVVQIRKRIGDWVKRGEVVARIDDSEYQQAVREAEANLKIAQASLREATSQFALAKQDLERVQSLQEKGIASSAELDMAQTNFTAQKSRLELATAQVEQREAALKSALIRLGYTSLVATEPGFIGERYVDVGSLLAPNAPVVSIIGIDTVIVQTTVIERIYGRVKIGQPSEIQVDAYPHKIFTGKVLRVAPMLQEASRVAKMEVEVVNDSLLLKPGMFTKVRVVLAAKDSAQWIPSQALVNRAGTNVVFVIPDSAAIAKQVPVQVGIVTPDKVEIIAPQIRGLVVTLGQHLLEDGSPVILPKQYQRAPEPRSRK; this comes from the coding sequence ATGAAAAAGAAACGAGTATGGATGGTGATTGGGGCGTTGTTTTTAGCATTTTTATTTTGGCGCATTATTCTGCTGATGACCAAAGATTCCAACAAAGGATCGAGTCGTTTCGCTCGACCACCGGTGGCGGTCGATGTGGATAGTGTTCGCTATGGGCACATTGAAGAAATGGAGACCTTTGTTGGGACGGTCACGCCGATCTACCAATATATTCTTGCACCGAAGGTCTCGGGACGGGTCGTTCAAATTCGGAAGCGCATTGGGGATTGGGTGAAGCGAGGAGAGGTGGTAGCACGAATCGATGATTCGGAGTATCAGCAGGCAGTCCGCGAAGCCGAGGCGAATTTGAAGATTGCCCAGGCATCGTTGCGCGAGGCCACCAGCCAGTTTGCGCTGGCCAAGCAAGATCTGGAGCGGGTGCAGTCGTTGCAGGAGAAAGGGATTGCCTCATCCGCCGAGTTGGACATGGCTCAGACCAATTTCACGGCCCAGAAATCGCGACTGGAACTGGCCACAGCTCAAGTGGAACAACGGGAAGCGGCTTTGAAATCCGCGCTTATCCGCTTGGGTTACACTTCGCTGGTTGCCACCGAGCCGGGATTCATTGGTGAGCGCTATGTGGATGTGGGCAGTTTGCTGGCGCCCAATGCACCAGTCGTTTCCATCATTGGGATTGACACGGTGATCGTGCAGACGACGGTCATCGAACGGATTTATGGGCGAGTGAAAATCGGTCAACCTTCTGAAATACAAGTCGATGCTTACCCCCATAAGATCTTTACTGGGAAGGTCTTGCGAGTCGCTCCTATGCTTCAAGAGGCCTCTCGCGTCGCCAAAATGGAAGTCGAGGTTGTGAATGATTCCCTTTTGCTCAAACCTGGGATGTTCACCAAGGTGCGCGTGGTGCTGGCCGCAAAAGACAGCGCCCAGTGGATCCCAAGTCAGGCTCTGGTCAATCGGGCTGGCACCAATGTGGTGTTTGTCATTCCAGATAGCGCCGCAATAGCAAAACAAGTTCCAGTGCAAGTCGGAATTGTCACGCCCGATAAAGTCGAGATCATTGCCCCTCAGATTCGCGGTTTAGT
- a CDS encoding MFS transporter — protein sequence MNSKSEQKRITFKSALRALNSRNFRLFFIGQSISLIGTWMQRVALGWLVYRLTDSAFLLGLVGFAGQLPAFLFAPIAGVLVDRLDRHRLLLYTQVAAMAQALSLAILILIDQIAIWHIMVLSILLGFINTLDLTVRQSFMIQMIDRKEDLSNAIALNSSMVNGARMIGPSLAGILITWVGEGICFLINGISYIAVIAALLMMQLQASPIPNRSSRLFHDLAEGFRYVSGFAPIRAILLLLSLVSLMGMSYVVLMPVFARDILQGGPLLFGNLMTAAGIGALIGALSLAFRQNVLGLGKWIGGAAGMMGIGLILTALSREIWLSIMLITMVGFAMMVQMAASNTILQTIVDEEKRGRVMSFYTMALIGMAPFGSLLAGALAAKFSAPNALIIGGLCCIIGAIVFSIRLPALRMMVRPIYEKLGIIPNIASAIHPKATSIRSE from the coding sequence GTGAACTCGAAATCTGAACAGAAACGCATCACGTTCAAATCTGCGCTTCGCGCATTGAACTCTCGGAATTTCCGACTATTTTTTATCGGACAGAGCATCTCGTTAATTGGTACCTGGATGCAAAGAGTTGCATTAGGCTGGTTGGTGTATCGCTTAACGGATTCCGCATTCTTGCTCGGACTGGTAGGATTTGCGGGTCAATTGCCAGCTTTTCTGTTCGCCCCCATTGCTGGAGTCTTGGTCGATCGTCTCGATCGCCATCGCCTATTATTGTACACCCAGGTAGCTGCCATGGCACAGGCTTTGTCCCTGGCGATATTGATTTTGATCGATCAGATTGCCATCTGGCATATCATGGTGCTGAGCATACTTCTGGGTTTCATCAACACACTTGATTTGACGGTTCGGCAGTCGTTCATGATTCAAATGATCGACCGCAAGGAGGACTTGAGCAATGCGATTGCCCTGAATTCGTCGATGGTCAATGGGGCAAGGATGATCGGGCCTTCCCTTGCGGGAATATTGATCACCTGGGTCGGCGAAGGGATTTGTTTTCTGATCAATGGGATCAGCTATATAGCAGTTATCGCAGCGCTTTTGATGATGCAGCTCCAGGCATCGCCAATCCCTAATCGCAGCAGTCGGCTTTTTCACGATCTTGCCGAGGGCTTTCGTTATGTTTCTGGCTTTGCACCGATCCGCGCCATTCTGCTGCTATTAAGCCTGGTCAGCTTGATGGGGATGTCTTATGTCGTATTGATGCCGGTTTTTGCCAGGGACATTCTGCAAGGAGGGCCGCTCCTCTTCGGCAATTTGATGACTGCAGCAGGAATTGGAGCACTGATAGGTGCGCTTTCGCTGGCGTTTCGGCAGAACGTACTTGGACTGGGAAAATGGATCGGTGGCGCAGCCGGCATGATGGGTATTGGATTGATTTTGACCGCTTTGTCCCGAGAAATTTGGCTTTCCATCATGTTGATAACCATGGTCGGCTTTGCGATGATGGTCCAAATGGCTGCAAGCAATACCATCCTTCAGACCATCGTCGATGAAGAGAAGCGGGGTCGTGTGATGAGCTTTTATACCATGGCCCTTATTGGCATGGCGCCGTTCGGAAGTTTGCTCGCTGGGGCGTTAGCAGCTAAATTCAGCGCGCCGAATGCGTTGATCATCGGAGGGCTGTGCTGCATAATCGGTGCAATAGTTTTCTCCATTCGACTCCCAGCGCTTCGAATGATGGTGAGGCCCATTTATGAGAAACTGGGGATTATCCCCAATATCGCTTCAGCAATTCATCCCAAAGCAACTTCAATTCGATCCGAATGA
- a CDS encoding alpha/beta hydrolase translates to MTDLVLRDNEIFELQDRKRLGYAVYGDPIGQPVLFFHGIPGSRLQRNPDLSLLIELSICVYAIDRPGTGLSSYQKDRSLLDWPEDVRAFCDGLGIERFDCIGISSGGPYALACAFRLPDRIRNVAIVSSLSPLDRSELFAQLNPRMKRLFRLAHRHPVMLNKLAGLLFWIFRSRFDRAFEYLVADLPSADKILLTQPAIAEMFKNDVGQAFRQGSRGVVSDMSILCKPWGFDLEEIQFPVQIWHGTADTIVPLPLARFNLEHLPHAQAHFIEGAGHFMALTRTREIFSEILSIR, encoded by the coding sequence ATGACTGATCTCGTCCTGCGTGACAATGAAATTTTCGAATTACAAGATAGGAAGCGGCTCGGCTACGCTGTATACGGCGATCCAATCGGACAGCCTGTGCTTTTCTTTCATGGCATCCCCGGATCTCGATTGCAGCGCAACCCCGATCTTTCGCTTCTGATCGAACTATCTATCTGTGTCTATGCGATTGATCGGCCCGGGACCGGGCTATCGAGCTATCAAAAAGATCGGAGCTTATTGGATTGGCCCGAGGATGTGCGCGCCTTCTGCGATGGACTTGGAATCGAACGATTCGATTGCATTGGTATTTCAAGCGGCGGACCGTATGCGCTGGCTTGTGCCTTTCGCCTTCCAGATCGAATTCGGAACGTGGCGATCGTCAGCAGCCTGTCACCATTGGATCGCTCTGAGCTGTTCGCGCAACTCAATCCGCGGATGAAACGATTGTTTCGCCTTGCTCATCGCCATCCCGTTATGCTGAATAAATTGGCTGGCCTGCTATTTTGGATTTTTCGATCGCGATTCGATCGGGCCTTCGAATATTTGGTGGCAGACTTACCATCAGCAGATAAAATATTGCTCACCCAGCCAGCGATCGCCGAAATGTTCAAAAACGATGTCGGCCAAGCATTTCGGCAAGGAAGTCGGGGTGTGGTCAGCGATATGAGCATCCTCTGCAAACCATGGGGATTTGATCTAGAAGAAATTCAATTCCCGGTGCAGATCTGGCATGGCACAGCCGATACGATCGTCCCCTTGCCGCTTGCTCGATTCAATCTCGAACATTTGCCACATGCCCAAGCGCACTTTATCGAGGGAGCTGGACATTTTATGGCGCTCACCCGTACCAGAGAGATCTTTTCAGAGATTCTGTCGATTCGATAA
- a CDS encoding CHAT domain-containing protein, with amino-acid sequence MKPKLILGIKLKTFLVGWLAFIIGSILLGLLFEIPWVHGLYETVETYCYFQLFVPTARPHEHLLIIDEGEQAYERAEYARLIAGLHRLDAKVIALDALFITERDSAQDAALIAATQAAADKVIHAIAFMNAEKHASIPDRFQLHINHSLPADHFIQIVYGALLPMQRLLDATRLLGAVTTSTDIAYRDDQYFPMILCYNETLYPSLPLVAVMTYLDIPFETGVILMDDQIVLQKNGYRWAIPINNRCQTLINFIPPEELAPKRISFSQALQYIDRADPLFRDKLVLIGNATEPKEQQPGPHFSFYPNLYVYASLISQILNHQFIREAILESLSMAFLLLTLSIIAMLFFREKFSWANKWYFYFIALGMMLLIAKLGFRFGMKFYIIVPFLILIFSHQVTRKYHDRWHRKAIQRPVLPLDFYIAINPRTAKSDSYPLTLIASPAGEDSAEMKLTMKPSTINKIREQMAQQFKLDMKQLKEFGGHLFNSLFQPRLRDQFEKSLGIAFSQKTALRIKLRIDAPDLACYPWEFLYDREQSHEFLALQRNVLITRFLAVQNPLAQVTTSPPLRMLVIIANPSDPQYPAIAAEQEKNLIKQALKQLVKQDLLRIRFLKPATLAGLERELTHRVDIVHFIGHGGYCEALGGGCLVFETEDGKPELLNIERLSTLMDGAQVRLVVLNACQTATIANSDISFGVAHGLVKIGIPAVVAMQFNIPDASALMFAKHFYTTLAETHQVDRAVDEARRRLFVNLESGRIDWGIPVLFMRKDDGVIF; translated from the coding sequence ATGAAACCAAAGTTAATCCTTGGAATAAAGCTGAAAACCTTTTTGGTTGGCTGGCTGGCGTTCATCATCGGCAGCATCCTGCTCGGGTTGCTGTTCGAAATCCCCTGGGTTCATGGACTTTATGAGACAGTGGAGACCTATTGCTATTTTCAGCTTTTTGTTCCGACAGCAAGACCACATGAACATCTGCTGATAATTGACGAAGGCGAGCAAGCATACGAACGAGCCGAATACGCCCGATTGATTGCTGGTTTGCATCGGCTTGATGCCAAAGTGATCGCATTGGATGCATTATTCATTACCGAACGAGATTCGGCTCAGGATGCAGCATTGATTGCTGCCACTCAAGCTGCGGCCGACAAGGTGATCCATGCCATCGCATTTATGAATGCTGAAAAACACGCCAGTATTCCAGATCGATTTCAATTGCACATCAATCATTCCCTGCCGGCAGACCATTTCATCCAAATCGTCTACGGCGCCCTGTTACCGATGCAGCGACTCCTCGATGCCACTCGGCTGCTCGGTGCTGTGACGACGAGCACCGATATCGCCTACCGCGATGATCAATACTTCCCAATGATCCTCTGTTATAATGAGACGCTTTACCCATCCTTGCCGCTTGTTGCGGTCATGACCTATCTAGATATCCCCTTCGAAACTGGGGTTATTTTAATGGACGATCAGATTGTCTTACAAAAAAACGGATATCGCTGGGCGATTCCCATCAATAACCGCTGTCAAACTCTGATCAACTTTATTCCGCCAGAGGAGTTAGCCCCAAAGCGCATCTCATTCAGCCAAGCGCTGCAATATATCGACCGAGCTGATCCCTTATTTAGAGACAAATTGGTGTTAATCGGCAACGCGACAGAGCCAAAAGAGCAACAACCAGGCCCTCATTTCAGCTTTTACCCAAATCTTTACGTTTATGCAAGCCTGATCAGCCAGATATTAAACCACCAATTCATTCGCGAAGCTATTTTAGAAAGCCTGTCCATGGCGTTTTTATTACTGACTCTGAGTATCATTGCCATGCTGTTCTTCAGAGAAAAATTCTCATGGGCGAACAAATGGTATTTTTACTTCATTGCCTTAGGCATGATGCTGCTGATTGCGAAACTTGGCTTTCGCTTCGGGATGAAATTCTATATAATCGTCCCGTTTTTGATCTTGATTTTTTCTCATCAGGTCACTCGAAAATACCATGATCGCTGGCATCGCAAGGCCATCCAACGACCAGTACTGCCACTGGATTTCTATATTGCCATTAATCCCCGAACCGCGAAAAGCGATAGCTATCCGCTCACGCTGATCGCAAGCCCCGCTGGCGAAGATTCTGCGGAGATGAAACTTACCATGAAGCCATCGACCATCAACAAAATCCGCGAACAAATGGCTCAGCAATTCAAGCTCGATATGAAGCAGCTCAAAGAATTTGGTGGACATTTGTTCAATTCGCTATTCCAGCCCAGACTGCGCGATCAGTTCGAGAAAAGCCTGGGCATTGCTTTCAGCCAAAAAACTGCATTGCGCATCAAGCTCCGCATCGATGCCCCTGATCTGGCATGCTATCCGTGGGAATTTCTCTATGATCGCGAGCAATCCCACGAATTCTTAGCGCTGCAGCGCAATGTGCTGATCACCCGCTTCTTGGCCGTGCAAAATCCTTTAGCGCAAGTGACTACCAGTCCTCCTTTGCGGATGCTGGTCATCATCGCCAATCCGTCCGACCCGCAATATCCTGCTATCGCCGCTGAGCAAGAGAAAAATTTAATCAAGCAAGCACTGAAACAGCTGGTCAAACAGGATTTGCTCCGGATTCGCTTTTTGAAACCAGCCACTTTGGCTGGTTTAGAGCGTGAATTGACACATCGCGTGGATATCGTTCATTTTATCGGACATGGTGGTTATTGTGAAGCATTGGGAGGCGGATGTCTCGTATTTGAAACAGAAGATGGAAAACCAGAATTGCTCAATATCGAACGTCTCAGCACGCTGATGGATGGGGCTCAGGTACGACTTGTGGTGCTGAATGCCTGCCAAACGGCCACTATTGCGAATTCTGATATCTCTTTCGGCGTTGCCCACGGCCTGGTGAAAATCGGTATCCCGGCTGTCGTCGCCATGCAATTCAATATCCCTGATGCCAGCGCGCTGATGTTCGCCAAGCATTTCTACACCACCCTGGCTGAAACACATCAGGTGGATCGCGCGGTAGACGAGGCACGAAGAAGGCTGTTTGTCAATCTGGAAAGCGGCCGCATCGACTGGGGCATCCCAGTGCTGTTCATGCGCAAAGATGACGGCGTGATTTTTTAG
- a CDS encoding V-type ATP synthase subunit K (produces ATP from ADP in the presence of a proton gradient across the membrane; the K subunit is a nonenzymatic component which binds the dimeric form by interacting with the G and E subunits), translating into MIPGFGDMSLSLAISAIGSGLGTGIAGMAAIGAWKRAFMQNKAAPFILVAFAGAPLTQTIYGMILRNAIRGANLPPESYLHQIILGAFAGLAIGISAIMQGKAAAKGADALAETGKGFGNYLMVVGIIETVALFVMVFTMTAIPRM; encoded by the coding sequence ATGATACCTGGATTTGGGGATATGAGTCTTTCATTAGCGATATCGGCAATTGGATCTGGATTAGGAACAGGAATCGCAGGGATGGCGGCCATCGGTGCCTGGAAGAGGGCATTCATGCAGAACAAAGCGGCGCCGTTCATTCTCGTTGCCTTTGCCGGTGCGCCACTTACTCAGACTATTTATGGGATGATCCTGCGCAACGCCATTCGGGGCGCCAATCTACCACCAGAAAGCTATTTACACCAGATCATTCTCGGAGCATTCGCTGGTCTTGCGATCGGTATTTCAGCGATAATGCAGGGCAAGGCCGCTGCTAAGGGCGCTGACGCGCTCGCAGAGACGGGCAAAGGATTCGGCAATTATTTGATGGTTGTGGGAATTATTGAGACCGTTGCGCTGTTTGTGATGGTTTTCACCATGACAGCAATACCGAGGATGTAA
- a CDS encoding V-type ATP synthase subunit D — translation MAKIKYTKNELKKQKDNLKRFTRYLPTLELKKQQLLVEIRQIQNRLEKLTEELDRVTAEVTKWVDVFAEDVDLHEFLQVMEVTTDTENIAGIDIPTFVEVVFLDKEYDLYTTPLWIDRAIAVVKDQIRRQAELKITQRQEEILREELRITIQRIKLFEEVKIPEARENIRVIQIFLGDQMTAEVVRGKIAKAKIEKKKREVSAV, via the coding sequence ATGGCGAAAATCAAGTACACGAAAAACGAACTCAAGAAACAAAAGGACAATCTCAAACGATTCACCCGCTATTTGCCAACCTTGGAATTGAAGAAGCAGCAATTGCTGGTCGAGATCCGGCAGATCCAAAACCGGCTTGAAAAATTGACCGAAGAGCTGGATCGCGTCACTGCGGAAGTGACCAAATGGGTGGATGTGTTCGCTGAGGACGTCGATCTGCATGAGTTTCTCCAGGTAATGGAGGTTACCACCGATACCGAAAATATTGCTGGCATCGACATTCCCACATTCGTTGAGGTTGTTTTTCTGGACAAAGAGTATGATCTTTATACAACCCCTCTATGGATCGATCGTGCGATTGCGGTGGTCAAAGATCAAATCCGACGACAGGCAGAATTGAAAATCACTCAGCGACAAGAGGAAATTCTGCGGGAGGAATTGCGGATAACCATACAGCGGATCAAGTTGTTTGAAGAAGTGAAGATACCAGAAGCGAGAGAAAATATCCGGGTGATCCAAATTTTCCTGGGAGATCAGATGACCGCGGAAGTGGTTCGTGGCAAAATTGCCAAAGCCAAAATCGAGAAAAAGAAGCGAGAGGTGAGCGCCGTATGA